In Apium graveolens cultivar Ventura chromosome 10, ASM990537v1, whole genome shotgun sequence, the following are encoded in one genomic region:
- the LOC141690829 gene encoding uncharacterized protein LOC141690829, translating to MLSNPKAGETLILYLAVSDFAISAVLVREDDGVQLPVYYVSKRLADVETRYTSLEKLAYALILASRKLRPYFQAHKIEVRTSYPLRQVMHKPESSGRMLKWTVELSQFEVDYKPMTAIKGQALADFVLEFPPYQEVEPGALVVIPSTEEVGLESQNSAPWWSLFVDGASNGDGAGAGIELISPEAHKIRRATHLAFHATNNDAEYEALINGLKLALEMKVENLNVFSDSMIVVYQINGGYQAKGPRTELYLKCAQRIIARFNEVRLELIPRGQNEGADELAKLGSRRESTLLGTVPLDIQRQLSVLEHEVGSLSNELGPTWMTPILAYIKEGSLPDEKNEARRIKYKAARHVIYDGILYRRGFSVSLLKCIDGDECNYILRERYANYYNSPVASLKSLMSPWPFSIWGFDLIGELPKVRGGVKYAVVAVDYFTKWAEAEPLATITAKKLREFVHKAIVCRYGIPYKMISDNRKQFDSKDMREFCEQLGIQKSFSAVCHPQSNGQTEAVTKIIKHTLKAKLEEKKGAWPEELAQVLWLTTLYPEPQLERPISLWCMGVKLWCPLK from the exons ATGTTGTCCAACCCAAAGGCAGGAGAAACTTTGATCCTATACTTGGCTGTCTCCGACTTTGCAATAAGTGCGGTATTAGTCCGAGAGGATGATGGTGTCCAGCTCCCggtatattatgtgagtaaaaggCTAGCCGATGTCGAGACTCGATACACAAGCCTCGAAAAGCTAGCATATGCTCTGATCCTGGCCTCCCGAAAACTCAGGCCCTATTTTCAGGCACACAAGATAGAAGTGCGAACCTCCTACCCCCTCAGACAAGTGATGCATAAACCAGAGTCTTCTGGTCGAATGTTGAAGTGGACGGTTGAGCTCAGCCAATTTGAAGTGGATTATAAGCCAATGACCGCAATCAAAGGTCAAGCCCTGGCCGATTTTGTGCTGGAATTTCCTCCATATCAGGAAGTGGAGCCGGGAGCCCTTGTGGTCATACCTAGCACAGAGGAAGTTGGACTGGAGAGCCAAAATAGTGCCCCATGGTGGAGCCTATTTGTGGATGGAGCCTCCAACGGTGATGGAGCAGGAGCTGGAATTGAGCTAATCAGCCCAGAGGCGCACAAGATCAGACGTGCGACCCATCTGGCCTTTCATGCAACCAACAATGATGCCGAGTATGAGGCCCTGATCAACGGTCTCAAGCTAGCTTTGGAAATGAAGGTGGAGAATTTGAATGTGTTTAGTGACTCCATGATTGTGGTCTATCAGATAAACGGGGGGTATCAAGCTAAGGGGCCGAGAACAGAGCTTTACCTGAAGTGCGCACAGAGGATAATCGCAAGATTCAACGAGGTGAGGCTGGAACTAATCCCGCGTGGGCAGAATGAAGGCGCGGACGAGCTAGCTAAGCTCGGCTCACGCCGCGAGAGCACTTTGCTAGGGACTGTGCCCCTTGATATACAGAGGCAACTTAGTGTGCTCGAGCACGAGGTGGGCAGCCTCAGTAATGAGCTCGGCCCCACGTGGATGACACCTATTCTAGCATACATAAAAGAAGGTTCACTTCCGGATGAAAAGAATGAGGCAAGGAGGATAAAATACAAAGCAGCCCGCCATGTGATATACGACGGGATTCTATACAGAAGAGGGTTCAGTGTGTCTCTCCTCAAATGCATAGATGGAGATGAATGCAACTACATCCTAAGAGAA CGATATGCCAATTATTACAACAGCCCCGTGGCCTCTCTCAAATCCCTCATGAGCCCCTGGCCCTTCTCCATCTGGGGATTTGATCTGATTGGGGAACTCCCGAAGGTCAGGGGAGGTGTCAAGTATGCGGTGGTTGCGGTAGACTACTtcactaagtgggcagaggcCGAGCCCCTAGCCACCATCACGGCAAAAAAACTCAGGGAGTTTGTACACAAGGCTATTGTGTGTCGTTATGGCATCCCTTACAAGATGATATCTGACAATAGGAAACAATTTGATAGCAAGGACATGCGAGAGTTTTGTGAGCAGCTGGGGATTCAGAAGAGCTTTAGCGCAGTCTGCCACCCCCAGAGTAACGGGCAGACGGAGGCTGTTACTAAAATCATTAAGCATACCTTGAAggcaaagcttgaagagaagaaaggagcATGGCCAGAGGAGCTCGCCCAGGTCCTGTGGCTTACAACACTATACCCCGAACCACAACTGGAGAGACCCATTTCTCTCTGGTGTATGGGTGTGAAGCTATGGTGCCCGTTGAAGTGA